The Streptomyces sp. NBC_01268 genome segment TCCTGCCGCTCGGTGCCGACCTCACCGGAGGGCAGGTAGAGGCTGGCGACGACGACTCCCGGCAGGTCCGCCTCGATGTAGCGCCCGCTGCCGTCGAACTCGCTCGACCCGAAGCCGACGCGCACCGCGTCGGGCTCGCGCCGGGTGTAGAGCGAGACGCCGGCGCGCCCCTTGGCGGCGGCGGGCGCGTGGGCGGTGAACCAGCCCTCGGGCGCGCGGACCTCGGCGGGCAGCTGGGCCTCCTCGGCGCGCACCTCCTGGAGGCAGACGGCGTCGGCGGAGGTCTGGGCCAGCCACTCGACGAAGCCCTTCTTGGCGGCGGCCCTGAGGCCGTTGACATTCGCAGTCGTCACAGTGAGCATCCCGGGAGAATACCGACACCCACGGGTCGCATACATGTACGATACTTCGCATGGATATACGCCCCACGCCGTACGACCACCCCGACGCGGTCAAGCTCAACGACGCCGTGCAGCTGGAGTACGCCGAGCGCTACAAGGACGACGAAGGCGACGGCGAGGGCGACCTCACACCGCTCGACGCCACGATGTTCGCCCCGCCGCGGGGCCTCTACCTGATCGCGTACGCCCCCGAGGGCCACCCGGTGGCGACCGGCGGCTGGCGCTCCCAGGAGGCGAACGACGAGGGTTACGCGGACGGCGACGCCGAGCTGAAGCGCATGTACGTGATCCCCGAGGCCCGCGGCCTGGGCCTGGCCCGTCGCATCCTCGGCACGCTGGAGGCGGACGCCCGCGCGGCCGGCCGCACCCGCATGGTCCTGGAGACGGGCACCGCCCAGCCGGAGGCCATCGCCCTGTACACGTCGAGCGGCTACGAGCCCTGCACGAAGTTCGGCTACTACCGCGACTACCCGAACAGCCGCTGCTTCGCGAAGACCCTCTGAGCCGGACGGGGGCGGCCCGACCCCTCGCCGCCCCCCTCACCACCCCGTCCGACCCGCCGACACCACGGCCCCCGGCCTCTTGGACGATCCCACCAGCCGCCCATCCGACTGCCGGGATCCGCACGCCCCAACTCCCCCCGGATCTTCGGATCTTCCGTCTGTTCAGCCTCCGCCCACCCGCCGGAAGACTCTCCGCCAGAGGCCGCGGCCCACCCGGACCGACGCCCGCGACTGAGGGGAACAGCACGATGAGCGGTCAGCTGTACGACGAGATCGGCGAGGCGTTCGAGGGCTTCAAGACCCTTCCGCTGGCCCGCTACGGGGAGGTGCCCGGCTTCCTCGCCCTGGTGGGCGACGTGCGGGGCAGGTCGGTCCTCGACCTGGCCTCCGGGACCGGTTTCTACAGCCGCGAGTTCAAGCGCCGCGGCGCCTCCCGCGTCCTCGGCGTCGACATCTCCGGCGAGATGATCGCCGCCGCGCGGTCCCTGGAGGACGCCGACCCGCTCGGCATCTCCTACGAGGTCGGCGACATCGCCGAACTGCGCCCCTTCGACGAGCCCTTCGACCTCGCCGTCGCGGTCCAGGCGTTCAACTACGCCGACGACGTCGCCACGATCGAGCGGATGACCCGTGCGATCCACCGCAGCCTGGCGCCCGGCGCCGACTTCTTCGTCTTCACGCAGAATCCCGAGTTCCGCCTCGGCGGCGAGACGCTGGCCAAGTACGGCTTCCGGTGCGAGCCGGTCGGCGACGAGAACGAGGTCGGCCCCCACATCCGCCTCACCGCCCTCCTCGACCCGCCGATCTCCTTCACCGCCCACCCGCCCCGCCGGGACGTCTTCGAGGACACCCTCCAGGCCGCCGGCTTCACCGACCTGACCTGGGTCCCCCTGGAGATCTCCCCCGCCGGCATCAAGGAGTACGGCGAGGACTTCTGGCAGGTCTTCAACGACAACCCGGCCCTGACGATGCTGCGCTGCCGGGCCTGACGAGCCGTCGGGCCGGACCTCCGGGTCCGGCCCGACCGCGTCACCGTCTCGCCGCGTCACCGCCCGGCCGCGTCACCGCCCGGCCGCGTCACCGTCTCGCCGCGTCACCGCCCGGCCTCGTCACCGCCCGGCCGCCAGCACGTCGAGCCAGACGTCCAGCAGGGGCGCCTCGTGCTTGTAGTCCCCCCGGCTGCCCCGCGCCGCGCGCACTTCCCCGTACCTCCGCACCAGCCGCTCGGCCGTCCGCCGGGTGACCGCGGGCAGCTGATCGCGGATGACCCCGTGCCAGTCGAAGGCGGACCTCGCCGCGTGCAGCCGGCCCAGGGGCAGGACCTCGCGGCAGGCCGCCCAGCAGATCAGATCCGGCGCGTACGGGATGAGGTGCCCCGCCCCGCCCTTCAGCTTCCCCGGCAGCCCGCTCAGCGCGTCCCGCGCCGTCCGCCACGCCTCCACGGCCCGCAGGACCCCCACCGGGCTCAGGCGGTCGTGGAAGACCCCCAGGTAGAGCGGAGTGCCGACGGACCCCCAGAAGGCCTCCAGCCCCTGCTCCGTGGCCACGAGGTTCGCCGCCTCCGGAGAGGGCGCCGCCGACAGGCACGCCAGCGCGCGGGTGACCTCCGGCATGGTGAACAGGCGCCCGTGCGGCCCCGCCACGGCACCACGGCGCGGGTCGAAGAAGCCCGCCTCCTCCCAGTCCGCGCCCACGAGCCGGGCGATGTGGGGGCAGCGGATCAGCCCGTCCTGCGCCGTCGGCGCGTTGACGATCCCACCGGCCTCGCGGTGCAGCCGCGAGACGACCGCGCTGCCGGGCCCGCAGTGCACCTCCAGCCGGACGGTGGAGCGCCCGACGTGCGCCGCCCCGAGCACCGCCGCGACGTCGGCGATGATCCTCAGCCGCTGGAAGCCGTCGACGCACCCCACCGCATGGACCCGCAGCTCTCCGCCGAACCCCCGCCCGTCCCCCGCCCCGGCCACCTCGACGGCCTCGGCCACCAGGACGACGGTCCCCACCACGCCGAACTCCTCCGGCGTGGCGCGAAGGATCTCCCCCAGCCTGCGGTTCGCCGGCGTCTCCCCGAGGAACCCGCGCCGCGCCCGCAGGCGCCGCATGGCGTCGGGTCCCTGCGCGAGGCCCACCAGATCGTCCGCGGAGACGTCCACCACCCACCGCTCGGGCGAGTGCATCAGGCGACGCGGCCTCAGCGTGAGGACCGGCCCGGCGTGGAACGGCCACGGGGCGGACGAGAAATCTTCAGTCATGCCGGGCTGACTCGTCGGCCCCCGACTTGGTCGCGGTGATCACCGGCACAAAGCAGAGGATCCCGCCCGGTCTTCCGACCGGACGGGATCCTCTGTGTCTGTGGGGTGTTCACGAGTCGGCCCCACCAGGCACGACGCGGCGGCTTAGAGATCATTTCCCAGGAGGCGAGTGATCGTTTCCCGCCGGTGGCGGTAAGCCGCTGCGGAGGTACCGAACCCGGCACCCAACAGCACCTTGAACTACGGCTCGACCATCAGAGTCTGCTCATCGAGATCCAGATGCACGGTTCCGCCGCCTTGGGCACGAAGCTGCCGCCAGGCGTCGTACCCCGTCATGATCGCCTGCTCCCAGTCGGCCGAGCGCAGAACGCTGACCTCGAGGTGAGAAGCCATGGAGGTGATGGTCTTGATGAACTCGTGATCGATGTGGCGGACGTTCTCGAAGTAGCCGTGACGGGTCGCGTAGGAGAAGACGAGAGCGGAGATGCCCTCCTCGATGGCGATGGCACGACCGCCATCCTCGGCCTCGTCAGTCTTGGGGTCACTCTTGCGCTTGCAGCCCAGCAAGAAGCGAGAGACCGGCGACCAGCCAAGGACAACAGCATGAGCTAGATGAAAGATGTCGTGGAAGCGGTAGTCGTCGTCGATGTGAGACGCGTCGGTCAGCGGGTCTCCGCAGGGGGTGCCGTCGCGGGTCAAGATGGCGACGGTACGCCCATCACGGTCTCGCCGCTGGACGGTGAAGGTGAGGGTGGCCCGCCGCGGGAGTCGCTCGGACTCAGGAAAGTGGGCATCGAAGACGATGCGGTCGGCGGCCGGGGTGGGCCGCCACCGGTCACCGATCTTGACGAGGTTGGCGGCGGCAACGTCTTCGAGGTTGAGGTCGAAGCGGTGGGCGAGAGCAGCGACGTACCACAGGACGTCACCGAGTTCTTCGCGAAGGTGCTGCTTCCCTGAGGCGAGGCCGGGCCCGTCACGAAGGCGCTTTTTGTAGGCGGTGGCGAGGGAGCCGACCTCGCCGATGAGGCCGAGCAGGGGCACCACGACAGGATCAGTACCCGGGGCGGGTTCCTGAAGCGTCTTGATGGCGGCTTGCTGGTAGCGGTTGAGGTCCACAGCTTCCTCCTGTCGGAAATTCCATCACTCAGGTCGGAAATCCCGACCCATGTCGTATACTAGAGCAGCGCTGCCGGAAAATCAGACGGACAGGAGAGTCTGCTGAACACCACCGAGCCCTCCCTGGAGGACATCGTCACCGTGATCGTGGAGTTCCTGGCCGAACTACAGGATCGGGATCCCGACGAGCTGCGGATGGAGCTGGAGGAGGCCAGCGAGGAGCTGTCGGTCGACTCCATCCTCATCGTCGAGATCCTGACGCGCATCGAGGAGCGCTATGGCATCAGCGTCCCCGCAGATGAGGAGGCCGCCCGCTCTACCCGGTCGGTGCGCACCTTCGCCACCACCGTCTTGAATGTGATCAACGAGAGGCAAAAGCCATGAGCCCCGAACCTGCCGCACTTCGCGGCCGCGACCCTGAGCTCGAACTCCTCGGGGAGCGTCTGCGCAATACCCGCGACTACCTGGGCATGTCGCAGCAGCACGTCTCCGACATGACCGGTATCCCCCGCTCGGCAGTCAGCGACATCGAACGCGGCGCTCGCCGGGTGGACAGCCTCGAGCTGAAGAAGCTCGCGCGCCTGTACATGCGGCCGGTGTCCTACTTCCTCGCAAAGGAGGAAGAGGCCGACCTGGGGGAGCATGCACTGGCCGGGCTGCCGCGCGCCCTCGTCGGCTTGAGTGACGGTGACTGGGAGGAAGTGCTGAGCTTCGCCGAATTCTTGAAGTTCCGACGGGCAAGCGAGAAGGAGAGGGAGCGCGGGGAGTGAACTGGGACGTGGCCCACAAGGTCGCCGCGATGGAGGCCGTAAAAGCACACCGCGACCTGTCTATCGACCGCAACGGGTACGTGGACGTGTACGGCGCACTACTGCGCGCCGGCATGGTCGGGATGGCGCGGCCCATGCCGCGATTGTTCGGGGTGTACGCCGCCCCACGGGACAACGGGCCCGCAGTACTGCTGAACGCCAGCTTGGACATCGTGGCCCAACGACACACCGCTGCACACGAATTGGGACACCACCGAGCAGGCCACGGAACATCGTTGGACGAGGAGCTGGACCGCGCTCGCACGTGGGGGGACGGGTCCTGGCCGGACGAGGAGAAGGTGGCAGAGGCGTTCGCGGCCTGGTTCCTGATGCCCCTGCCTGCTGTCCAGAACGCGCTGGCACAGATCGGGGTGAATCGTCCTCTGGTCCCTGAGCATGCCTATCGGATCGCTCGCATTCTGGGCACTTCCTACGCCGGGACGGTGAACCACCTGCACCGGCTGCGGCTGCTGTCGCGGGTGCAGAAGATCGAGTGGCTGCGGGTCAAGCCCGCCTCCATCAAGGCGAACCTCGCGGGCGGCACCGTGCCCGGGAAGGCCCACGTCCACTTGATCGACACCGGCGTACACTGCACCACCGTGCGGGTCGATGCGGGTGACTTGGTGGTCCTGAGTAACACCGGGGCACGGTTTGAGTCCCTGCCGCCCGCGCTGCAGGGCCCCGAGGATGCCCATGGCCAGATCTCCTTGGGCGATGCCTCGGCCTCTGGAATTGCTGAGGTCACTGACATGTTCACCGGTGCAGCCTCGGCCACCGTGCACTTCCCCGGCGCCACAGGGCTGTTGGAGTTCACCCTGGAGCGCCAGGCCCCACGCGCCGGCATCCAGAGCCTGTGGCCCGCCTGAACTGCACCTCCTGTACCGGTTGCTCTTCCTCGCACTGCTCCCCCACTGGCACACCTCTAACGTCAGGAGCACGGTGATGTCCCTCTTTATCGTTGACAAGGCGAACACGTCGCTGGCCTGGCAGGAGGCATGCCTGAAGCTCGACGTACCCGGCAATCCGAAGCGAGACGCCCTGCACACCGTAGTTCGCATCGCCAACGCCGCGGCCGAGGATCCACAGGTGCGCGCCGAGTTCGACCAGATGCGCAAGGAGCGGGGCTACGCGCGGATCGAGACGGTGGCCAACACTCTCTTCCCCGCCGAGCTCGCGGCCGTCTCCCGCACCCCGGAAGAGCTGGTGCGCCGGTACCGGAGCATGTATCCGAGGCTGTGCCGCATCGACCGCGGGAACAAGACCGGCACCTACTTCGGGCGCATCGTGGCCTATCCCGGCGAGAATGGCCCGGTGGACCAGCTGACCGCGCTCATCGACCGGATACGCCGCCAGGCGGCAGGCAGGGGGCCGATGACTGCGGCGTACGAGATGGACATTGCTCATCCCGACGACGAACCCGTTTCCGATCTCACCGGAGGCGACCACGTCGCCGACGCGGACACAAACACATGGTCCGCGCCGGTACACGCCGCCGGGAAGGACAACGGGTTGCGCGGCTTCCCGTGCCTGAGCCACTGCTCGTTCCAGCTGGACCGCGACCGGGTCCTGCACGCCGTGGCCCTCTACCGCAGCCACTACATGGTGAACCGCGCCTACGGCAACTACCTGGGCTTGGGACGGCTACTGGCTTACCTGGCAAAGCATGCCGAGGTGTCCCCCGGTGCACTGACGGTGATCGCCGGCCATGCCCAGATCGAAGGCGACATCTCAGCCCTGCGTCCGATTCTCCGAGGCCAGGCTCGGCTAGTGGCCTGACCGGCACAAACAACCGCCACCTCTTCTGGACACTATGAGTTGATGCCCCACTTGGGTGGGAACCAGGCAGTCAGGAGGGCACTGTCGGGACGATACAACTGTTTGATGCGGCTGCGGCCGCTGATGCCCGCGATGTCCGGGTGGACCACGCGCGCGTACTTGTCGACTTCGCAGAACAGATTCTGACAGTCAATCAGCTGCAAGGGGCGCCCGCGCAGTCCGGCGAAGATGAGCCCGAGTCGGGCAAAGTGCTCCTCCTGGGTGTCCGCCATGTAGCGGATCACCTCGGCCTCGATGCCGCTCGCGGTGGCGCCGAAGCACTTGCGGATGCCATCGCGGGCACCCGGGCCGGGAACGACAAAGTCCATCTCGGAGAACGACAGCCCTGCCCCATAGTTGAGGTCAATCAGGTATTGGTAGGCCAGGAACGGGCCGAGCGCAGGAAAGCCCAACAGCACCTGGTAAGCCTCTTGCATTGAAGCAGCCCGTTCCACCCGCTCAGGCGCCCCTTGGTCCATCAGCATCTCAAGCAGGCGTAGGTGGTTGCGGTGCTTGCGCTGCTCCCCCAGCTTCGGCGGCGGGGTGATGTACGCAGCGGAGTACAGCCGTTCCCCGGACGCGAATGCCCGTGACAGTACTTGGTTCACGGCACGGTAGTCGTAGCCCTGCCAAGTGACCTCGCCCAGGTGCTCCTCAAGCAGTTGCCAGGTCTGGATCCTGTTGAAGACCTTGAACAGCAACGTGCGGAAGAACACTTCCTGCCACGCCTGGTCACCGTGGTAAGACACGTGGCCGATCAAATACTGGCTGACCCGATCGGACGCCCGGAAGCAGTTGGTAAACCGATGCTGGGCGAGCACGGGGTCCGGTACCGCCGGCCCCTGGGCCTCCCCCAAGCGCGCCAGGTACACCTGCTGCCGCACGGCCGCGAACCGCCAGTAGGTGTCGAACACCGGCGTGGGCTTCAGGACACGACCCGCAATCCGCACGGGCTTAGGGGGCTCGGAGTCTTCCGTCCGGCGAACCCGCGGTCGGGCTTGCAGCGTGGTCACCATGAGGTCAATATATATCGGGTATAGGTTTGAGGCCAGAGGGGGCGCAGTATGGAGTCGCTGTGGCGAGCGGAACGCCGCAACACTCTCATTGCATGGCCCGACGCCGTCAATGAGCGCCTCGACCAGCTGGTCGCCGCAGGGATCGCCGCTGGTGAGAACATCAATCGATCCCATTTGCTCGCGGCCCTCGTGGTTCATGCCGACCTGTCCCCCGAGTTTGTCGCTGGCATCATGCGGGACTACCGCGCACTAAACAGCAATGCCCTGGACGAGGCCAATCGCTCCGCAGCCGAGCAGTGGCCGGCAGTTCGGCGGCCTGGACCTCGTCGTGACTCCCGCCGCAGCAAAACCGGCGGTGCACGACTAGACAGCGATCCCTCCACTACCAACGACGCGCATTAACTGTGGACACGGCGACAACTAAAACGGGGCGCTGAGCGAAGAGAGCCCATCGCTAGTTCAGACACGGCATCGCATGCCGTTGGTGACTTCCCGGTAGTCAGCGATTACAGGCTTCGCCATCGACTCTCGGTAGACGACGACCACTCGCCCGTAGGGCCAGTTGATGTCGGTGCGTAGTTTGTCGTTGCCGTAGGAGCAGCCGCTGAACATGACGCTGCGCCGCAGGTCGGTGTAGTCACCGCCGTTCTCCCAGGCGGTTACCGACGGGCCGGCGGTGAGGAACATGGTCTGCGCCTCGGGGTTGAACGTCACCTGCACGCCGTCGGACAGTCCCCATTCGTCGCGGAGGAACGGACCTACCTCCTTGTTGATGGCGGCAGCGATGTTCCGCTCGGAGGCTGTCATGGCATCGCGGGCCGCCGACCACTCCTCGACAGTGGGCTGGGCGTTGTCACTGCGGGTGTAGGCCGGTTGCGGCTCCGATGGTGCCTCTGTGGCAGCTGGCGTGCTGGCCGTGGTGGCGGAAGGGGTGGTGCTCGTCGGGCGGATAGGGGCAGCAACCGGACGGGGCGAGGACGCCGTGGGTGCCGTGCTGGCTGGCGCCGTGGGCGGCAATTCCTGCCCTGCATGAAACGTGGCTGCATACATGGCCGCGGCCCCGATGCTCAGGACGGTGAGTGCTGCGGCCGCGATGAAGCTGTATCTGCGGGCCCGGCCGTAACTCCGGGCGATGGGCCAGGCGTCTACCTGTGCAGGTGGCGCGTTCCAATGACTGGCTACCAGGGTGTCAACGACAGTGTGCACTGAAACCTGCTGCGGCAAGACATGGGTGTCCTGATGCTCGAGGAGCCGTATGCATTCCTCGCTCAGGATGCGCGTGGTGGGCCGGTCGTCTGGCTCCTTTGACAATGCACTTGCCGCAATACGACCCAACTCATCCGGCATGCCGGAGAGATCAGGCTCTTGAGACATCACGCGGAACGCGACGGTGTCCGGTGCCCCTGTGCCGAACGGATGGCGCCCTGTTCCGGCGTAGGCAACGAGTGCGCCCCAGGCGAAGACGTCGGACTCTGGCCCCGCAGCACCAGTGCGGTACTGCTCCGGGCTGATCCAGCCGGGCGTCCCAGTCAGCACTCCGGTGCGGGTGACTGCGGTGCCGTCCAGGGCATGCGCGATGCCGAAGTCGAGCAGGCGCGGACCGTCGGGTGAGAGGATCACATTGCCTGGCTTGATGTCCCGGTGGATCACACCGGCCTCGTGGACCGAAGCCAAGGCAGCCGCGGTGCCAGCTGCCAAAGCGTGCAGCATCACCCCCTGGAGAGGGCCCGACACGGCGATGTGTTGCTGGAGCGTAGGCCCCGGTATGTAGGGCGTGGCGAGCCATGGGCGCTCGTCATCGCAGTCTGCCGCCACCACGGGCACAAGACATGGCCCGTTCACCCTGCTTGTCAGGGCCACCTCGCGCCGGAAGCGGGCACGGAACTCCTCATCGCCAGCTTGAGCAGGATGGACGACCTTCACTGCAAGACGATTGCCGCGGATGTCCAGAGCGGCGTGCACCGTCCCCATACCTCCGCTACCCAAGCGGCCTACTACTCGGTACGGGCCGACACGAGCCGGGTCACCGGGAGACGCGGGAAGGATTCGGGCGGTCACGTGAGCTACCTCTCAGGCCAAGCGTTGCTGGCGGTGGATCCTATGCGGTGCCATTGAGCAGTGAGACGCTCGCCCCGAAACCAGTTCTGTCAGTGACGCCGTGGATGATCGGCCGCATGACACATGGTTCCCGAGATGCCCTGCTCTCTCTCGCCCTGCAGCATCTGTCGCCTGAGGTTGCCGAGAAGTGGCTCGGTCTGCTTCGCCCTGGCGTGCGTCTTGAGATAGCGGCTGGCTCTGACGATGTGGTCGGCCATCTTGGCGGCATGCCCGCCTTGTCGGCCACCGCAGAGTGGCCGGCATGGGATGGTCACGGTCCGCTCTCCTTCATCGCCTCGATCGACTGCGCGCGTCTGCCGACAGCTGCGCTGGACATCGACCTGCCCGCAGCGGGAACGCTGCTGTTCTTCTACTTCGATGGGCAGTTGGACGACGGCGAGGCTCTCGTTCTGGCCGAGGACCGGGAGAGCTGGGCGGGCGCCCGCGTGCTCTATGTGGCAGCTGACGAGGAGGTGACGGAGTGTGGGGCGCCTGCAGGCCTCAAGCCGTATCCGGTGGTGCCGCTTACCGCTCGGGTGGAGATGACGGCGACCGAGCCCTGGCATCCGTCCGTCCGGGCCGCCTTCGCTCCGGGTGCCCCGCTGGGGAACCGGTACGACCACCCCGTCTGCTCGCAGGGGTTCCTCGAGGCGCTGTGGGAGTTCGACGACGAGGTGGGGCATCAGATCGGCGGCCACGCTCACTCCGTACAGAACCCCGTGGAGATCGAGATCGCGGAGGCGGTTTTGGACGGCGAGGTGTCCTGGGACGACCCTCGGCTGTCCGAGGAGGCGGGCAACTGGGTGCTGCTGGCCCAGTTCGACAGCGAGGACGCCGCAGACATGATGTGGGGCGATGCCGGAGCCCTGTACTGGCTGATCCGCCCGGAAGATCTGGCCGAGCGGCGCTTCGAGCGGGCGATGTTCACCTGGCAGTGCAGCTGATGACCGTGGCACCCCCCGCTTGGGGAGTCCAGTACACGCTGAGCCTGCCGAGTGAGGGCGCTGCCCGCGCCGCCGCGGCTGAGCTTTCCGGGATGGGGCACCGCCTGACGGCGGTGCGCGTCCACGATCACTTCCGGTTCGTTCCGTCGAGCTTCTGGTACGGCCAGCCGTCGATGGACCCGGAGCTGGAGGGGTGGTGGCAGGTCTTCTCGCTGGCCGTCTACAGCGGGTACGAGCGCATGGCTCTCGAGCCGTTCTTTCGGAATGAACGGGTTCGGGTGGCCCACGTGGCCCGTGCCCACGGCGGTTTTCAGCAGGGGTACAGCGAGGGACATGCCGCTACTGCCGAAAGAGTCTTCCAACGGGACGGCCTGGTCCATGAGCAGGCCGGCGCCAACGTCGCCCTTCCGAGTCCTCTGCCCAAGGATCCCGTGCGACCTCCGGCCGGTCCGCCGTGGAAGTGCAGTGAGGTCGGTGAGCCCGCAGTGGTGGTCCAGGCCGTGGCGGCGGTCGCAAAGCGCATGCACGGCAGCGCGGCGGACGTTCCGGATGCCGTGGGGTGGCTGCTCGATGAGGAGTTCGCGTTTGGCGAGCCCTATGGGTCGACGAGTGAGTTCCTCGGTGATCTCGTGGATGCCGTGGCCCACCAAGGCACCTGCACCGACACCACCGTCGAGGCTGTCCCATTCCTCATGGAGCTGATCTGTGACGACAGCGTCGCGCCCGGCAGCCGGCTGGTTCTACTCGGCAACCTGTTGCGGCTTGCTGCTTCGGGGCCGGCTGCAGAGGTCTCCCTGGCCGATCGCATCACCGCACTCGGGGGTGCCTGGGAGGAGTCTGCAGCTGAGTATCTGACACGGCGGGCCATCGGCAGCGAGCTGTCGAGACTGCTGTCCCGCTGGGAAGACGAGAACGATGCCGTCCGATTCACTCTCGCCGCCCTCACGGCGCTCTGTGGCACTCGCGACCAGCGCGCACTCTCAGGGCTGGCCGCTCTCCCGGCCCCAGCAGGCAGCTCCCGCGCCGATGTCGTGTCGCTCGTGGCAGCCCTGCTCAGTGACGACCGAGAAGGCTTGATACCTGCACTGGACCGCCTGAGCTCCTGGCTGCCTCGCGTTGCAGAGAAGGCAGCCAGCCCGAACGTGGATCTTCAGAGTCTGGGACTGGCCATCCTTCCGGACCTCGTCCTCGAAGACGTGGCGCCAGGAATCGCAGCAGAGCGTGATCTGCCATAACTGTTGACGACGTTAAGAATTACGACTGGCATCGCAGACACGCAGGTCAAAGGCGCCAGACATCAGGCTCGCGCTCCTGCGTGCCTCAACTGCCAGACTTGGTTGGTCATTTGGCTGCCGGGCACGACTGGCATTCCCTACGAT includes the following:
- a CDS encoding GNAT family N-acetyltransferase; amino-acid sequence: MDIRPTPYDHPDAVKLNDAVQLEYAERYKDDEGDGEGDLTPLDATMFAPPRGLYLIAYAPEGHPVATGGWRSQEANDEGYADGDAELKRMYVIPEARGLGLARRILGTLEADARAAGRTRMVLETGTAQPEAIALYTSSGYEPCTKFGYYRDYPNSRCFAKTL
- a CDS encoding class I SAM-dependent methyltransferase is translated as MSGQLYDEIGEAFEGFKTLPLARYGEVPGFLALVGDVRGRSVLDLASGTGFYSREFKRRGASRVLGVDISGEMIAAARSLEDADPLGISYEVGDIAELRPFDEPFDLAVAVQAFNYADDVATIERMTRAIHRSLAPGADFFVFTQNPEFRLGGETLAKYGFRCEPVGDENEVGPHIRLTALLDPPISFTAHPPRRDVFEDTLQAAGFTDLTWVPLEISPAGIKEYGEDFWQVFNDNPALTMLRCRA
- a CDS encoding nucleoside triphosphate pyrophosphohydrolase family protein — encoded protein: MDLNRYQQAAIKTLQEPAPGTDPVVVPLLGLIGEVGSLATAYKKRLRDGPGLASGKQHLREELGDVLWYVAALAHRFDLNLEDVAAANLVKIGDRWRPTPAADRIVFDAHFPESERLPRRATLTFTVQRRDRDGRTVAILTRDGTPCGDPLTDASHIDDDYRFHDIFHLAHAVVLGWSPVSRFLLGCKRKSDPKTDEAEDGGRAIAIEEGISALVFSYATRHGYFENVRHIDHEFIKTITSMASHLEVSVLRSADWEQAIMTGYDAWRQLRAQGGGTVHLDLDEQTLMVEP
- a CDS encoding acyl carrier protein, which encodes MIVEFLAELQDRDPDELRMELEEASEELSVDSILIVEILTRIEERYGISVPADEEAARSTRSVRTFATTVLNVINERQKP
- a CDS encoding helix-turn-helix domain-containing protein, producing MSPEPAALRGRDPELELLGERLRNTRDYLGMSQQHVSDMTGIPRSAVSDIERGARRVDSLELKKLARLYMRPVSYFLAKEEEADLGEHALAGLPRALVGLSDGDWEEVLSFAEFLKFRRASEKERERGE
- a CDS encoding ImmA/IrrE family metallo-endopeptidase, with amino-acid sequence MNWDVAHKVAAMEAVKAHRDLSIDRNGYVDVYGALLRAGMVGMARPMPRLFGVYAAPRDNGPAVLLNASLDIVAQRHTAAHELGHHRAGHGTSLDEELDRARTWGDGSWPDEEKVAEAFAAWFLMPLPAVQNALAQIGVNRPLVPEHAYRIARILGTSYAGTVNHLHRLRLLSRVQKIEWLRVKPASIKANLAGGTVPGKAHVHLIDTGVHCTTVRVDAGDLVVLSNTGARFESLPPALQGPEDAHGQISLGDASASGIAEVTDMFTGAASATVHFPGATGLLEFTLERQAPRAGIQSLWPA
- a CDS encoding nucleotide kinase domain-containing protein, yielding MVTTLQARPRVRRTEDSEPPKPVRIAGRVLKPTPVFDTYWRFAAVRQQVYLARLGEAQGPAVPDPVLAQHRFTNCFRASDRVSQYLIGHVSYHGDQAWQEVFFRTLLFKVFNRIQTWQLLEEHLGEVTWQGYDYRAVNQVLSRAFASGERLYSAAYITPPPKLGEQRKHRNHLRLLEMLMDQGAPERVERAASMQEAYQVLLGFPALGPFLAYQYLIDLNYGAGLSFSEMDFVVPGPGARDGIRKCFGATASGIEAEVIRYMADTQEEHFARLGLIFAGLRGRPLQLIDCQNLFCEVDKYARVVHPDIAGISGRSRIKQLYRPDSALLTAWFPPKWGINS
- a CDS encoding serine/threonine-protein kinase, yielding MGTVHAALDIRGNRLAVKVVHPAQAGDEEFRARFRREVALTSRVNGPCLVPVVAADCDDERPWLATPYIPGPTLQQHIAVSGPLQGVMLHALAAGTAAALASVHEAGVIHRDIKPGNVILSPDGPRLLDFGIAHALDGTAVTRTGVLTGTPGWISPEQYRTGAAGPESDVFAWGALVAYAGTGRHPFGTGAPDTVAFRVMSQEPDLSGMPDELGRIAASALSKEPDDRPTTRILSEECIRLLEHQDTHVLPQQVSVHTVVDTLVASHWNAPPAQVDAWPIARSYGRARRYSFIAAAALTVLSIGAAAMYAATFHAGQELPPTAPASTAPTASSPRPVAAPIRPTSTTPSATTASTPAATEAPSEPQPAYTRSDNAQPTVEEWSAARDAMTASERNIAAAINKEVGPFLRDEWGLSDGVQVTFNPEAQTMFLTAGPSVTAWENGGDYTDLRRSVMFSGCSYGNDKLRTDINWPYGRVVVVYRESMAKPVIADYREVTNGMRCRV
- a CDS encoding YwqG family protein, producing MSSETLAPKPVLSVTPWMIGRMTHGSRDALLSLALQHLSPEVAEKWLGLLRPGVRLEIAAGSDDVVGHLGGMPALSATAEWPAWDGHGPLSFIASIDCARLPTAALDIDLPAAGTLLFFYFDGQLDDGEALVLAEDRESWAGARVLYVAADEEVTECGAPAGLKPYPVVPLTARVEMTATEPWHPSVRAAFAPGAPLGNRYDHPVCSQGFLEALWEFDDEVGHQIGGHAHSVQNPVEIEIAEAVLDGEVSWDDPRLSEEAGNWVLLAQFDSEDAADMMWGDAGALYWLIRPEDLAERRFERAMFTWQCS